Proteins encoded within one genomic window of Fragaria vesca subsp. vesca linkage group LG1, FraVesHawaii_1.0, whole genome shotgun sequence:
- the LOC101297081 gene encoding oligopeptide transporter 7-like encodes MTIGPEITAPLLHNKNHASVSSPSPENFSGEENSPIEQVALTVPITDDPSLPAVTFRTWTLGSLACILLSFLNQFFWYRREPLSLTSISAQIAVVPLGHLMASVVTDRVFFKGRRWEFTLNPGPFNVKEHVLITIFANSGAGNVYAIHIVSTIKVFYGKDMSFWVALLVVLTTQVLGFGWAGLFRRYLVEPAAMWWPHNLVQVSLFRALHEKEERPRGGLTRNQFFLIAFTCSFAYYVFPGYLFPMLSSISWVCWIFPASVLVHQLGSGLHGLGIGAIGLDWSSISSYLGSPLASPWFATANVAVGFVLVMYVITPVAYWLNVYKARTFPIFSDGLFTSTGQSYNISAIIDPNFRLDIDAYEREGPLHISTFFAINYGVNFACLTATVVHVLLFNGRDIWELSKSAFQEKKADVHTNLMRRYKQVPGWWFICILVANIAATMFTCHYYNDQLQLQWWGVLLACGLALFFTLPVGVIYATTNQMPALNVITEYIIGYLYPGYPAANILFKVYGHISMKQGITFLEDFKLGHYMKIAPRAMFMAQIAGTIIAALVHLGTAWWLMSTIPDICDRALLPADSPWTCPGDHVFYDASVIWGLVGPRRIFGDLGYYSAINWFFLAGAIAPALVWLAHKAFPTKQWIRLITMPVLLGTVVNMPPATAVNFTSWILIGFASGFVAYRYYRSWWSRHNYVLSGALDAGLAFMAVILYLCLGMHHVHLKWWGSSPDGCPLASCPTEPGVLIKGCPLL; translated from the exons ATGACTATCGGACCCGAAATCACCGCTCCTCTCC TTCACAACAAGAACCATGCTTCCGTTTCATCTCCGTCACCGGAAAATTTCTCCGGCGAGGAGAATTCCCCGATCGAGCAAGTCGCCCTCACCGTCCCCATCACCGACGACCCCTCCCTCCCGGCCGTCACGTTCCGCACATGGACGCTCGGATCCCTCGCGTGTATCCTACTCTCCTTCCTCAACCAATTCTTCTGGTACCGGCGAGAGCCTCTCTCCCTAACCTCGATCTCCGCCCAGATCGCGGTGGTCCCGCTCGGCCACCTCATGGCCTCCGTCGTCACCGACCGGGTCTTCTTCAAGGGGCGGAGATGGGAGTTCACGCTCAACCCGGGGCCTTTCAACGTCAAGGAGCACGTGCTCATCACCATCTTCGCCAACTCCGGCGCCGGCAACGTCTACGCGATCCACATAGTCAGCACCATCAAGGTGTTTTACGGGAAGGACATGTCGTTTTGGGTGGCGCTGCTCGTCGTTTTGACCACTCAGGTGTTGGGCTTCGGTTGGGCTGGGCTTTTCCGGCGGTACTTGGTTGAGCCCGCCGCCATGTGGTGGCCTCACAATCTCGTCCAGGTTTCTCTCTTCAG AGCATTACATGAGAAGGAGGAGAGGCCTAGAGGTGGATTAACAAGGAATCAGTTCTTCCTAATTGCTTTCACTTGTAGCTTTGCTTATTATGTTTTTCCGGGCTACTTGTTCCCAATGTTGTCCTCCATTTCCTGGGTCTGCTGGATCTTTCCTGCTTCTGTTCTAGTCCATCAGCTAGGCTCAGGACTACATGGTCTTGGGATCGGTGCTATTGGTCTCGATTGGTCCAGCATTTCCTCTTACCTTGGAAGTCCACTTGCCAGTCCATGGTTTGCTACTGCTAATGTTGCTGTTGGTTTTGTCCTTGTGATGTATGTCATTACTCCTGTGGCTTATTGGCTCAATGTGTATAAAGCAAGAACCTTCCCCATATTCTCAGATGGATTGTTCACGTCTACTGGCCAAAGCTACAACATTTCAGCTATAATAGACCCCAACTTCCGGCTTGACATTGATGCGTATGAGCGAGAGGGCCCTCTCCATATCAGCACCTTTTTTGCTATCAACTATGGTGTGAATTTTGCTTGCCTCACTGCCACTGTTGTTCATGTTCTCCTCTTCAATGGGAG AGATATCTGGGAGCTAAGCAAGTCTGCCTTCCAGGAAAAGAAGGCAGATGTGCACACAAATCTCATGAGAAGATACAAGCAAGTTCCTGGATGGTGGTTCATATGTATCCTTGTGGCTAACATAGCAGCAACTATGTTTACATGCCATTACTACAACGATCAATTGCAATTGCAATGGTGGGGAGTCTTGCTTGCTTGTGGTCTAGCTTTGTTCTTCACTCTACCTGTCGGAGTCATTTATGCCACAACAAATCAG ATGCCGGCATTGAATGTGATCACAGAATACATAATTGGGTATCTGTATCCTGGATATCCAGCTGCTAACATATTATTCAAAGTATATGGACACATAAGCATGAAACAAGGAATCACTTTTCTGGAAGACTTCAAGCTTGGACACTATATGAAGATTGCTCCTCGAGCAATGTTCATGGCACAG ATAGCTGGTACTATTATAGCAGCACTTGTGCATTTAGGAACGGCATGGTGGCTTATGAGCACAATCCCCGATATATGCGACAGGGCGTTACTACCAGCAGATAGCCCATGGACTTGCCCCGGTGACCATGTCTTCTATGATGCTTCTGTCATTTGGGGCCTTGTTGGGCCGCGCAGAATCTTTGGGGATCTTGGCTACTATTCGGCTATCAACTGGTTCTTCTTGGCTGGGGCTATAGCTCCTGCACTTGTTTGGCTTGCACACAAGGCCTTCCCAACCAAACAATGGATTAGACTTATAACCATGCCTGTGCTCTTAGGGACAGTAGTCAACATGCCTCCAGCTACTGCTGTGAATTTCACCAGTTGGATCCTCATTGGATTTGCCTCAGGCTTTGTGGCTTACAGGTACTACCGCAGCTGGTGGAGTCGCCACAACTACGTGCTATCTGGTGCCCTTGACGCTGGATTAGCCTTCATGGCAGTAATCTTGTACTTATGTCTAGGGATGCATCATGTCCACTTAAAATGGTGGGGAAGTTCCCCGGATGGTTGTCCGTTGGCTTCTTGCCCAACAGAACCTGGTGTTCTGATCAAGGGCTGTCCATTGCTGTGA
- the LOC101298071 gene encoding uncharacterized protein LOC101298071, giving the protein MSFSSSSNSSQSPAKKWLGFVTAIWVQAVSGNNYTFSNYSLALKTLMALTQLQLNNLSVAKDIGKAFGLLSGMASDRLSTSTILMIGSVEGLIGYGVQWLVVSERINPLPYWQMCIFLCMGGNSTTWMNTAVLVTCIRNFTKNRGPVSGICKGYVGLSTAIFTDLCTSLFSSSPSKFLLMLAIVPAIVCVAACIFLKETPPASSPSEEKQEAEVFHVFNILAIVVAVYLLAFDITGPHGHVLSLAFAVGLIVLLAMPLGVPLYTFLCTSRTYSFDIEHKALEDPLVVQKALLEKSKELAGVKVADFEGFKQRPSIGEDHNIDQMIQTFDFWILFVSFLCGTGTAMCVMNNMAQMGLALGYSSVSIFISLLSIWGFFGRIISGLISEYYIGTHAMPRPYWNAVAEILMALGYLAMALAMPGSLYIGSIFVGMGYGFLLTITVPVASELFGLKHYGLLYNILILNLPLGSFLFSGSLAGYLYDAEATKTSEGGSTCVGSHCYRLVHLIMALASVLGLVLNVLLAIRTKKVYTKIYESKNPKKIIMGFSASAKY; this is encoded by the exons ATGTCATTCTCGTCGTCATCCAACTCTTCCCA GTCTCCTGCAAAAAAATGGTTGGGATTTGTAACAGCCATTTGGGTTCAGGCAGTCAGTGGCAACAATTACACATTCTCAAACTATTCTCTTGCTCTCAAGACCCTCATGGCACTTACACAGCTTCAACTCAACAATTTATCCGTCGCCAAAGATATTGGCAAGGCCTTTGGCCTGCTCTCCGGCATGGCTTCAGATCGTTTGTCGACTTCTACAATTCTCATGATTGGATCAGTTGAGGGTCTAATCGGATATGGAGTTCAATGGCTTGTTGTTAGTGAGAGAATTAACCCTCTTCCATATTGGCAG ATGTGCATATTTTTGTGCATGGGAGGCAACAGCACAACATGGATGAACACTGCAGTGCTAGTGACCTGCATAAGAAATTTCACAAAAAACCGAGGTCCAGTTTCAGGCATCTGCAAGGGCTATGTAGGATTAAGCACAGCAATCTTCACAGACTTGTGCACTTCTCTATTCTCCTCAAGCCCCTCCAAATTCCTCCTCATGCTTGCTATAGTCCCTGCCATAGTCTGCGTAGCCGCGTGCATATTCCTCAAAGAAACTCCACCCGCTTCGAGTCCATCAGAGGAAAAACAAGAAGCAGAGGTCTTCCACGTCTTCAACATCCTTGCCATTGTTGTAGCAGTTTATCTCTTGGCCTTTGACATCACTGGACCTCATGGTCATGTTCTCTCTTTGGCATTTGCAGTAGGACTAATAGTCCTGCTAGCTATGCCCTTGGGTGTGCCTTTGTACACTTTCCTTTGCACTTCCAGAACTTATAGTTTTGATATAGAGCACAAAGCGCTTGAGGATCCCCTGGTTGTTCAAAAAGCACTTTTGGAAAAGTCTAAGGAATTAGCAGGAGTTAAGGTGGCAGATTTTGAAGGATTTAAGCAAAGACCATCGATTGGGGAGGATCATAACATAGACCAAATGATACAAACATTTGATTTTTGGATACTATTTGTGTCCTTTCTTTGTGGCACAGGCACTGCTATGTGTGTCATGAACAACATGGCGCAGATGGGGCTAGCACTTGGCTACTCAAGCGTCTCTATCTTCATCTCACTTCTTAGCATTTGGGGCTTTTTCGGGCGCATAATATCTGGCTTGATCTCTGAGTACTACATTGG GACACATGCCATGCCTAGGCCATATTGGAATGCAGTGGCTGAGATCCTAATGGCACTAGGATACCTAGCAATGGCTCTAGCCATGCCTGGATCTCTCTACATTGGCTCAATATTTGTGGGCATGGGCTATGGATTCCTTCTCACTATAACAGTTCCAGTTGCCTCAGAGCTATTTGGTCTCAAACACTATGGTCTTCTGTACAACATTCTCATCCTCAACCTTCCTTTGGGTTCTTTTCTCTTCTCCGGTTCACTCGCTGGTTATCTATACGATGCTGAAGCTACAAAAACCAGTGAAGGGGGCAGCACTTGTGTCGGGTCACACTGTTACCGGCTTGTGCACTTGATCATGGCCCTTGCTTCTGTTTTGGGGCTTGTACTGAATGTGTTGTTGGCCATTAGAACAAAGAAAGTGTACACCAAGATTTACGAGAGCAAGAACCCGAAGAAGATTATTATGGGTTTTTCAGCATCAGCAAAATACTAA
- the LOC101298371 gene encoding calmodulin-lysine N-methyltransferase-like: METGAATTAKASSLRWKILRQALLRKPTDEQSAIGVKRITRKTTQGFNLIPTNLVQDPTNLTDATVCYTLPIDSAPKLYINQRVVDRAELSDFEICNQYNIDNTGLVCQWPSEEALAYFCLKNADMFRSKRVIELGAGYGLAGLVIAAVTDASEVVISDGNPQVVDYIQRNIDANSKAFGGTRVKAMMLHWDQTGNSNISGTFDLIVASDCTFFKDFHNGLAQIVKFLLEKVRPSEAIFFSPKRGDSLDKFLEKIKESNLCFSITENYDAEIWKRHNQLMNGDGSWPSYEKDHCYPLLVRIAL; this comes from the exons ATGGAAACCGGAGCAGCAACCACGGCAAAGGCCTCATCTCTCCGATGGAAAATTCTCCGTCAAGCCCTTCTCCGCAAACCAACAG ATGAGCAATCTGCAATTGGGGTCAAGCGAATCACGAGGAAGACGACGCAAGGCTTCAACTTGATACCCACCAACCTTGTTCAAGACCCAACTAACTTAACCGACGCAACTGTCTGCTACACCTTGCCCATTGACTCTGCTCCCAAGCTTTACATCAA TCAACGAGTGGTTGACCGAGCTGAGCTTAGTGACTTTGAGATTTGCAATCAGTACAATATTGACAACACTGGGCTTGTTT GTCAGTGGCCATCAGAAGAGGCACTCGCGTATTTTTGCTTGAAGAATGCAGACATGTTCAG GTCTAAGAGAGTGATTGAACTTGGGGCGGGATATGGATTAGCTGGTTTAGTTATTGCAGCAGTTACAGATGCATCAGAAGTTGTGATTTCAGATGGAAATCCCCAAGTAGTTGATT ATATTCAGCGCAATATTGATGCCAACTCTAAAGCATTTGGGGGTACAAGAGTGAAGGCTATGATGTTGCATTGGGATCAGACCGGAAATTCAAATATCTCTGGCACTTTTGATCTCATTGTTGCGAGTGACTG CACATTTTTTAAGGACTTCCACAATGGACTTGCTCAAATTGTCAAATTCTTGTTGGAAAAAGTGCGGCCCTCTGAAGCTATATTCTTCAGTCCTAAAAGAGGAGACTCCTTAGATAAGTTCCTAGAGAAAATCAAAGAAAGTAATTTGTGCTTCAGCATAACAGAAAATTATGATGCTGAAATTTGGAAACGTCATAACCAGCTTATGAATGGTGATGGTTCCTGGCCCAGCTATGAAAAAGATCACTGTTATCCCTTGTTAGTCAGGATTGCTCTATGA
- the LOC101297373 gene encoding thaumatin-like protein 1-like yields the protein MFMATPFSYYLSLVFLIITKGVSGATFTFVNKCEFTVWPGILASAGSPNLDSTGFELAKGASRTFQAPAGWSGRFWARTRCSFDASGLGSCATADCGSGQLECNGAGAAPPATLAEFTLGSGSGGTQDFYDVSLVDGYNLPMIVEGSGGSGTCATTGCATDLNRSCPNELKVEDGDACKSACDAFGTPEYCCNGAYGSPDTCKPSIYSQLFKSACPKSYSYAYDDASSTFTCTGADYTITFCASLLPSVKSATNASPQVPDVSGTSSEPEGGTSLLAGLATGDSTKTRSSIAFHTILIVVVSFALSFFRL from the exons ATGTTCATGGCAACTCCGTTTTCCTATTACCTCAGCCTTGTCTTTCTCATCATCACCAAAG GGGTATCAGGAGCTACATTCACCTTCGTAAACAAATGTGAGTTCACCGTTTGGCCAGGAATTCTAGCCAGCGCCGGTAGTCCCAACCTGGACAGCACCGGCTTTGAGCTTGCCAAGGGCGCCTCCCGCACCTTCCAAGCTCCAGCTGGTTGGTCGGGCCGTTTCTGGGCCCGAACCCGCTGCAGCTTTGATGCATCCGGCCTTGGCTCGTGTGCCACGGCCGATTGCGGCTCAGGCCAACTAGAGTGTAACGGAGCAGGAGCGGCCCCACCCGCAACCCTAGCCGAGTTCACGCTCGGCTCGGGGTCGGGTGGAACGCAGGACTTTTATGACGTTAGCCTGGTTGATGGTTATAACTTGCCAATGATCGTGGAAGGGAGTGGGGGATCAGGTACGTGCGCCACCACCGGATGTGCGACGGACCTCAACCGGAGTTGTCCGAATGAGCTCAAGGTGGAGGATGGCGACGCGTGTAAGAGCGCATGCGACGCTTTTGGGACGCCGGAGTATTGTTGTAACGGCGCGTATGGTTCACCTGACACATGCAAGCCGTCCATATACTCGCAGCTGTTTAAGTCGGCTTGTCCAAAGTCGTATAGCTACGCTTATGATGATGCCTCCAGTACGTTTACATGTACGGGAGCTGATTATACGATCACATTTTGTGCATCACTTCTTCCTAG TGTAAAATCCGCAACAAATGCTTCTCCGCAAGTACCTGATGTGTCCGGGACAAGTTCGGAACCGGAAGGCGGCACTTCACTGCTAGCAGGTTTGGCAACCGGAGACTCAACTAAAACCCGTTCTTCAATTGCTTTCCACACTATTTTGATTGTGGTCGTCTCCTTTGCTCTCTCATTTTTCCGATTGTAG